A DNA window from Arachis duranensis cultivar V14167 chromosome 3, aradu.V14167.gnm2.J7QH, whole genome shotgun sequence contains the following coding sequences:
- the LOC107479328 gene encoding protein DEEPER ROOTING 1-like isoform X2 gives MKILQWMQKRINGNNEKKKPSPISTTYYMRHYEPCKQEFGDWPQALLAIGTFGTNSDNQKEDSEKTNKGRALDPPCFQDCEDEFTLEEVGSLQNEFNKYFQVPEEPNSAAKPLSTENSSFEEEEEEEEGHYGDFHQSSSLMDAKGKDQCLDHSRKNGVAKKSLNFLLKKMLVCNSGFQPTPPFLKDPSLSTESRMEKILRAILNKKIYPQGTSSTMFIKKYLETKSMPQYYSDDDDNNDDEFAKAVVNGCKWVKTDAEYIVLEI, from the exons ATGAAG ATTCTTCAATGGatgcaaaaaagaataaatgggaacaatgagaaaaagaaaCCAAGCCCAATTTCAACTACTT ATTATATGAGACATTATGAACCTTGCAAACAAGAGTTCGGTGATTGGCCTCAAGCACTTCTTGCAATTGGAACCTTTGGGACTAATAGTGATAATCAGAAAGAAGATTCAGAAAAGACTAATAAGGGCAGAGCATTAGATCCACCTTGTTTTCAAGATTGTGAGGATGAATTCACACTTGAAGAAGTTGGAAGCCTTCAGAATGAATTCAACAAGTATTTTCAGGTGCCAGAGGAGCCAAACTCGGCCGCAAAGCCATTGAGCACTGAAAATTCAagctttgaagaagaagaggaagaagaagaagggcaTTATGGTGATTTCCACCAGAGCAGCAGTTTAATGGATGCCAAGGGAAAAGATCAATGTTTGGATCATAGCCGCAAGAATGGTGTTGCAAAGAAATCACTTAATTTTCTTCTAAAGAAGATGCTTGTTTGCAACAGTGGATTTCAGCCTACTCCTCCTTTTCTCAAAGATCCATCACTCTCCACAGAGTCCAGAATGGAGAAG ATTTTGAGGGCAATACTTAACAAAAAGATATATCCCCAAGGCACCTCTTCAACAATGTTTATAAAGAAGTACCTAGAAACCAAATCAATGCCCCAATATTattctgatgatgatgacaatAATGATGATGAATTTGCTAAAGCTGTAGTCAATGGATGCAAATGGGTCAAGACAGATGCTGAGT ATATTGTTCTTGAAATATAA
- the LOC107479328 gene encoding protein DEEPER ROOTING 1-like isoform X1, whose amino-acid sequence MKILQWMQKRINGNNEKKKPSPISTTYYMRHYEPCKQEFGDWPQALLAIGTFGTNSDNQKEDSEKTNKGRALDPPCFQDCEDEFTLEEVGSLQNEFNKYFQVPEEPNSAAKPLSTENSSFEEEEEEEEGHYGDFHQSSSLMDAKGKDQCLDHSRKNGVAKKSLNFLLKKMLVCNSGFQPTPPFLKDPSLSTESRMEKILRAILNKKIYPQGTSSTMFIKKYLETKSMPQYYSDDDDNNDDEFAKAVVNGCKWVKTDAECKFSTMI is encoded by the exons ATGAAG ATTCTTCAATGGatgcaaaaaagaataaatgggaacaatgagaaaaagaaaCCAAGCCCAATTTCAACTACTT ATTATATGAGACATTATGAACCTTGCAAACAAGAGTTCGGTGATTGGCCTCAAGCACTTCTTGCAATTGGAACCTTTGGGACTAATAGTGATAATCAGAAAGAAGATTCAGAAAAGACTAATAAGGGCAGAGCATTAGATCCACCTTGTTTTCAAGATTGTGAGGATGAATTCACACTTGAAGAAGTTGGAAGCCTTCAGAATGAATTCAACAAGTATTTTCAGGTGCCAGAGGAGCCAAACTCGGCCGCAAAGCCATTGAGCACTGAAAATTCAagctttgaagaagaagaggaagaagaagaagggcaTTATGGTGATTTCCACCAGAGCAGCAGTTTAATGGATGCCAAGGGAAAAGATCAATGTTTGGATCATAGCCGCAAGAATGGTGTTGCAAAGAAATCACTTAATTTTCTTCTAAAGAAGATGCTTGTTTGCAACAGTGGATTTCAGCCTACTCCTCCTTTTCTCAAAGATCCATCACTCTCCACAGAGTCCAGAATGGAGAAG ATTTTGAGGGCAATACTTAACAAAAAGATATATCCCCAAGGCACCTCTTCAACAATGTTTATAAAGAAGTACCTAGAAACCAAATCAATGCCCCAATATTattctgatgatgatgacaatAATGATGATGAATTTGCTAAAGCTGTAGTCAATGGATGCAAATGGGTCAAGACAGATGCTGAGTGTAAGTTCTCTACAATgatttga